In the Apodemus sylvaticus chromosome 3, mApoSyl1.1, whole genome shotgun sequence genome, CACACACTTCACACCATTGTTTGTGTTGTTCCGTGGTGCACCCTGCCGTATGCGCCTTTCCTGTGGCACCCGTAGGAAGATGAAAGAGCCTGGGCTCAAGTCACAAGGCTGGGTGGCTTTAGCCAAATCCCAAACCAGTGACACCCtcagctccactcccaccccatttttaaaaatggtgctggggatcgaacccacgACCAGTGGATGCTAGGCAAGACCTTTTCCACTGAGTTAGATCCTAGCCTTCCTCCTACCTCTTTTAGGTCTGTGTCAAACCAGGTGTGTGGTcactctctggaggcagagaggcagatctGTGTGAGTCCCAGGCGGGCCAGAACTAATGAGcctggtctcaaaaacaaatgtggttttttgttttgttttgaaatctttCTCGAATATCTTCCTAAACGTGGTGATTGGGACCTTTGGCCACCTTTCCCCAACTTCAGCTCGTAAGTCGCACTGAATCTTATGTCGTCCCTTGGCTGCTTTTCTGAGAGTCAGTCCTTCAAACCTGTTTTGCAGGCTACCTACCAGTCTTTAGGTCTGTCTGCTGCATCGAGTTTCTGCTTTAAACTGTGTTTATCATCTCACAATGGCTGCCCTCTTTTTAAACTCCCAGCCACCCCAGGCTCCGTAAAGCACACTCCAGCTCTGGGATCAGCTCTACAGGGTCCCTTGTCCAAGGCTCCTCTGTCCAAGTTGGTGTGTCCCCAGATCAGTGTCCTTTGGGAAGCTAGGGCACCATATGTCCTCTGGttgtgtggtggtggggaggcAGAATGCTCCGACAGACTGGCTCTCCTTCATATTCGGAATCATAGGTAATTCTATTATGTAATGAATTTAAAATGAAGTCCATTTTCAAGGCACCGGGGGAGGAAAGTCCTTAGCGCTCTCAAGTCTCAGAGATGACAATGGATGGTTAGAATCATTCACTGACTCTCTGATGGTCTCTTGCTCACACATGTGCTTCACAGAACAAAGCCTCAGAGGACACTTGCAGCCCTCTGATATTGTGTAAGGGCGCCCACGATGTTTACACGATTGGTAAACGATAGGTATCTGCACCGGCgggctgctcccctcccccttgtGATCAATCACACAGCAACACATACAATACGCTTTAACATTTACTGACCATCGAGGTTCCACTGTTCTTAACCTTCACTAGTCCGAGTCGCACCCGATTCTTATCCTccctttaatttacatttttctccaagtgtgtgtgtgtgtgtgtgtgtgtgagagagagagagagagagagagagagagagagagagagaaagagagagagagagagcgcagagCAGACCAGCAGTGTGACAGACAAGTATACTGAGTACCTGCCCCAGGGGTAGTTTCTCAGGAAGACTCAACTCAGTACAAACAAGCAATAGCTTTGCAAACTGGACAAGTGACTTCAGCTCTGCAGGCAACAGGGAAGAGACCTCCCGAGGACGAGACTGGCCGACTCTAGACTAAAACCTGGGGGCCAGCCTGTTTCCAAATCAGCATGGGGACTTGTGGCACAAAGGCAGGTGCGGGTGAGAATGGCTGATTGAAGAGCCCCGTTCCACAAGCACAGCCCTCCCGGGCCTTGCTGGCCAGCCTGTGTGCTCCTCTTTGCCCTCCAGTCAGAGGCAACTCCAGGGTCGAGCCCAAATCCTGTTGTTAGTGATTGCCAGTTTCTGTCTTCGGCGCGTCCGCAGATCCTGCCAGTCACCTTCAGAGTGTGTCTGGGAATTAATCGACAGCTTGCCACACTCCCACAGCCCACAGATACAAACTATCCTTCTAGGGTGTATCAACCAGTCAAATTCATATGCGGATTCCGGCGCATGCTCTCTTGGGCTCTCATGCAGCGGGTGCAGATGCGGATTCCGGCGCATGCTCTCCTGTTCTCTTGCTCAGTGGAGGCCAGTCCCCACGACGGCTCCCAGCCTGCTCTTCTGACACCCAGCGCTCCAGCCACACCTGCTTCCTGACCACATACTGACCAGTGCTCCAGGTCAGGCAGGCTTCCTGGGGGCCGCCTCTCCACTCAGACCTTCTGCCTCCAGGGCGTGTCTCTACTTTCACCCACCTATTCTGGCACTGGATGTTCTTCTTCACGAGCTGTTTTGTAAGGCCGGTGGCAGCTCTGGGGTCCCCCAGGGCCTCTCCCCCATCAGCTGGAAGTTTGTCACTCACTGTGAGACAGCCGCCAACCAATGAGAAAGCCCAGCTCCCCTGCTCTAGTCTCTTCCGGTGATAGTCCTCCTCTACCCTGCCCTAAAGTCAGTCAGATCCGGGGGAGGATGCAGGCTCTGAGCTGCCTTAGCTACTCAGGCCGAGCCCCTCCCTCACCCCGTTAGTCTCCGCAAGCATGACCTATTATTCCAAGAGACTCAGGCGCCCACACTCCAGGCCTTCCTTCTGCTGAGAACCCTTCCAGGAGAAAACACTGGGTTCTCCATCTTTGCCTCAGGTCTCATGCGCCCTtctcctccaaggcctctgcaagCACGTGTCCcagagctttgtttgtttgtttctgtagacagggtttctctatgtaatagtcccggctgtcctggaactcactccgtagaccaggctggccttgaacccagagattcacctgcctttgcctccaaccACCCACCATGTCTGTTTTTAAGAttccggtgtgtgtgtgtgtgtgtgtaaaaccttgacaacagtgtggaggtcagaggacagctctcacGAGTCGGTCCAAGGCTAAACACAGACTGTCATGCCCAGGAGTAGCCTCCCTTTACCTGCTGCTGAGCCTTTTCTCTGGGCCCCAGCTCCTGTTTTATAGTGCGCTGCATGCAGCCTAAACAGGTTTTGTGAGAGGCTGCATCACAACTACCGCCCTCTAGTGGTACACgctgctcctccctctgctctcacTGGGCTCGGGATGCCAGCGGGTCTGGGTTATGTGCTGATTATATGGGTTGGTGCTCCACACAGTGGATGGACCACAGTGACCCCGCCCAGAAGGGGGCGGGATTCACTTTTCACAGACGCTGTCACTCAGCCTCCCTGCCTGCCTACAGGTCTGTGGACAGTTCTTTCACAACACTCACCTCAGCCTGTGGTTCCCTATAAGTCTTCAAGTGTCTGTCCCCAGAGATCTGGCAGTGAGTGCACGTGGGAACCCTGGGACCTCAGGAGGCCGTGACTGTGGTCAGAACACAGGGCTTAGAGGAAGCCACCCGTGCCCTGCTCGGTGTCAGAGGCAGTGAACTGGGCCACTTAGATTCAGAGGGCAGATGTGCCACCCTGACCAGCACTTCCTCTGACACCCGTTTGGCGGGGGCCAGGCTCCTCCACGCGAACTCACAGGAGCCCTTCCTTCCATCAGGCTCCAACTCAGAGGCGAAATCATACCAAGACGGCAGGGCGGTTGGAGCTTGGAGCTCAAACACAGCGCAGCCACAGAACCCCTGAATTTTAATGTCAGGGCTCCGAGAGAGGCCTCTGCAGAACTAAGGCGTCCAGGCCTGGAGTTCTCAGGCATCGAACCATGAGGCGGTGACAGGCACCGGAACTCTGCTCCTATGCAGAGCAGGCTGAGGACCACAAGCTCACAGAGCTTCTGGGAAGGGCTGGATCGGCTTGGGGGAGGCCTGAGAGACCCTGGCTGGCCCTGAGCACTCTGTGCGGCTGGGTAGGAGTGTGTTATGGTTAGGGTAGGAGGGAAGGAACCAACCACAGCTCTAGCCCAGGGATTGACGGGTGTCTTGAAGGGGGGGCAGCTGGAAAACTAGAGGCTCCTTGATCTCCAAGGGCACATACACGACTCAGGCCATCTCTGTGGTGGAATCGAGGATGCCCCATTGTAAGTCCAGGTAAAGGTGACAGGCATCCCGCTGGGCACCAGGACGGCCAGGAACAGCTTCAGTATCCCCGGGGGACAGCTTGGTCCTTGTTCTCCAGGGTGGCAAAGGGGTCAGCAGGGGAGTCTGATGAGTCGATCGTCTGGTAGGCGCTATGCTCCTGAGGGGGTCCGAAGAGATCTAGAGGACAGGGGACACGTGGATGGAGAGAATGAGACCGTGGGCCTTTTGCTAAGCACAGAAGGATCCACCGTCTGCCGTGGCTAGAGCTCAGCATTGTGAGACCAAGGACAGTGGCAGTAAGCAGAGGCCCAGACGCCAAACCTTTGGCTAGCAGCACCCACCCAATCCGGCATCTGTATGGGTGGATCTGCAGATGAGAGAAACCTGAGGGTCGGAGAGACAGGCCCGATTTGATATCACGTGGCTGGAAGCAGACACTGGGTTCCAACCTAAACAGCAGGTCCTATGGTCAATGGCTATGGCTGCTGTGCCACATCTGCCCCAGCAGCATCTGATGAGAGGCGGCTCATCCTGAGCCCACACacttctctcctgctctctgccaGGCACCAGGACCCATATAAGTCACCATTTCTAGAAGCCGCAGCGCCTGGGACAGTTGCTATACCAGAAGGCTGGGGCTGAGGGTACAGGGCAGCACGGAAGGCACCCGTGTCTCTCACATTTCTCCTCTGTACATTTGTCCTGGGACCACAAACAAGTCCCGAGGGCAGtggccttcccttccctctcccatctGATCCCGTCACACCCGGGCAGGTCTAGGTTAGCACTGAGGTAAGCCAGAGCAGGCACCCATGGGCCACTCTTGCACTCTCTGTACTCTCATGGGATCCCCAGGCCACCTGGGAACCACACCCAGCTCCCACAGGGGAACAGGGTCAGAGAGGGCAGGAAAATGGCTTGGTCCACCACCAGAGAGGACAGTGTGGGCCGGACCAGAGGCTAAAAGACTGGCACACAGGGTTCCCTGGCCTGCCTGCCCAGAACAGGGCACGCCCCACGTGGCAGGGGAGCACACTCCCAGAGCTCGGGCTGGGTGGGAACGGAAGGAAGGAGCTGTCCCCGCAGCCATGTGCAGGCCCGCAGCCCACGAAGTCTGCCTGCAGACCGTCAGCAGGAAGAGTCACACGAGACTGGCATCTCAGCCAGGGGCCGGCGGGGCGGAGTGGGACTTACCCGGGCGGAGGGGGAGCTCGCCCCCTCGCTCGCGGTGCATGTGGTAGACGAGGCAGCAAGAGAAGGGCTTCAGCAGCAGGCTGAAGATGGCCATGCCGGCGCCAAAGCGGCCAGTGTCCCAAGTGGCAGCGTGCGAGTAGAAGATGCTAATGTAGATAATGTCCAGGAAGATGGTGGCGACCAAGCCACCGAGGAACTGCAAGGAACACCGTCACAGGGTCATGGCCGCCGTCACAGGGTCATGGCCGCCGACGCCCCACCAGACCCCAAGGAACACCGTCACAGGGTCATGGCCGCCGACACCCCACCAGACCCCAAGGGACACCGTCACAGGGTCATGGCCGCTGACACCCCACCAGACCCCAAGCCTCCCTCACATACACCAGCCTGGTCACTGGCCGCGGCACAGGTCTAGGAGCACAACCGGGAGTCTGGCTCTAGCCTGCTGCCCCagaattccccacccccacctcctgccATTGAGGTCACGAAGGGCCTGTATCCAGAATTGGAGAGGGAGTCCCATGGAGTCCGTACCACCTGTTTACACTGCAAGAAGACAAGGAGAAGCCCTTTATAATTCTCCTGGGGAGCCCTGGGCTTCTGTGACCTGCCCCGTGTCTGTTTTGGGGGGACAACGGCAGGGGTGGGTTGGAGTGCAGCTGGCCTAGCAAGGCTTACCACGTGCAGGGCTAGGACAGGAAAGGTGGGGGATGAGGAAGAGAAGACGGGCAGATGAGGGTCACACGGATGGAGGCACCCCGCCCCCAACTCACCATGCCTATGGCATCGACAGAGTCGCGCTGGGCCACAGCCCACACCCCCAGGGCCAGGATAGTAAAGTTGCCCCAGGCATAGGAGCCGGAGAACACCAGGCAGCCCCTGCATAGAGAGACACTGTCAGTCAGCTAATCACCTTGAGCTGCCCACCCATCCACAGGCCTTCCCCCGCTCCAGGGCCTTAGCCTCTTCTGAGAAGAGTCACTCCTGCCCCCTGCAGGCAGGTCTTGA is a window encoding:
- the Agtrap gene encoding type-1 angiotensin II receptor-associated protein, which gives rise to MELPAVNLKVILLVHWLLTTWGCLVFSGSYAWGNFTILALGVWAVAQRDSVDAIGMFLGGLVATIFLDIIYISIFYSHAATWDTGRFGAGMAIFSLLLKPFSCCLVYHMHRERGGELPLRPDLFGPPQEHSAYQTIDSSDSPADPFATLENKDQAVPRGY